In Castor canadensis chromosome 11, mCasCan1.hap1v2, whole genome shotgun sequence, a single genomic region encodes these proteins:
- the Dars2 gene encoding aspartate--tRNA ligase, mitochondrial isoform X2 gives MYLRSWLSRLCRGLSSPVGRTTPPGWGSLSRNVVLSSHRRIPELSSFVVRTNTCGELCSSHLGQEVTLCGWIQYRRQNIFLVLRDFHGLVQVVIPQDESSASVKKILCEAPLESVVKVSGIVISRPPGQENPKMPTGEIEIKVKTAELLNACKKLPFEIKDFVKKTEALRLQYRYLDLRSFQMQYNLRLRSEMVMKIREYLCNLHGFVDVETPTLFKRTPGGAKEFLVPSREPGKFYSLPQSPQQFKQLLMVGGLDRYFQVARCYRDEGSRPDRQPEFTQIDIEMSFVDQTGIQSLIEGLLQYSWPKDKEPIMIPFPSMTFAEALTTYGTDKPDTRFGMKIVDISDVFRKTEIRFLQDALSKPQGTVKAICVHEGAKYLKRKDIESIRQFATDHFNQEVLPIFLKANRNWNSTVAKFIMEEQRLELARLMETQEEDVVLLTAGEHKKACSLLGKLRLECANLLEMRGVVLRDPKLFSFLWVVNFPLFLPKEENPTELESAHHPFTAPHPSDIHLLYTEPKKVRSQHYDLVLNGSEIGGGSIRIHDAELQRYILATLLKGLLEYCICFDVFTPHNYLGFELKALHLLGRCKIALPSASGSRLWGTPSWRNCLRVRQADVPCRWSSKHQRCHSLPKIISGT, from the exons ATGTATTTGCGTTCTTGGTTAAGTCGACTGTGCAGGGGGTTATCCAGCCCCGTCGGAAGGACCACACCGCCAGGCTGGGGTTCTCTCTCCAGAAATGTGGTGCTGAGTTCACACAGAAGAATTCCAG aACTCAGTAGCTTTGTCGTCAGGACCAACACATGTGGAGAGCTGTGTTCTTCTCACTTAGGCCAAGAAGTCACCTTGTGTGGATGGATTCAGTACCGAAG GCAAAACATCTTCCTAGTCCTAAGAGATTTCCATGGTCTTGTTCAAGTTGTCATTCCCCAGGATGAG TCATCTGCTTCTGTGAAGAAGATTTTATGTGAAGCCCCTTTGGAATCCGTGGTGAAAGTGTCTGGAATAGTCATTTCCCGACCTCCAGGACAAGAGAATCCA aaaatgccAACAGGTGAGATTGAGATCAAAGTTAAAACAGCTGAACTTCTGAATGCCTGCAAGAAGCTGCCCTTTGAAATTAAAGACTTTGTGAAG AAAACAGAGGCTCTTCGTTTGCAGTATCGCTACTTAGATTTGCGCAGTTTCCAAATGCAGTACAACCTGCGACTGAGGTCTGAGATGGTCATGAAAATTCGGGAATATCTTTGTAATCTGCATG GGTTTGTAGATGTAGAAACCCCAACATTGTTTAAGAGAACTCCAGGG GGTGCCAAAGAGTTTTTAGTACCATCCCGGGAACCTGGAAAGTTCTATTCTCTCCCTCAGAGTCCTCAACAGTTTAAGCAGCTTCTGATGGTTGGTGGTTTAGACAG atattttcaagTTGCCCGATGTTACCGAGATGAAGGTTCAAGACCAGATAGACAGCCCGAGTTTACTCAG ATTGACATAGAGATGTCTTTTGTAGACCAGACTGGCATCCAGAGTTTAATTGAGGGTTTGCTCCAGTATTCCTGGCCCAAAGATAAAGAACCTATCATGATTCCTTTTCCTTCCATGACTTTTGCTGAGGCATTGACCACCTATGGAACTGATAAACCAGACACTCGCTTTGGGATGAAG ATTGTAGATATCAGTGATGTGTTCAGAAAGACAGAAATCAGATTTCTTCAAGATGCACTTAGCAAACCACAAGGAACTGTCAAAGCCATATGTGTCCATGAAGGAGCA aagtacttaaaaaggaaagatattGAATCCATTAGACAATTTGCAACTGATCATTTTAATCAG GAAGTTTTGCCTATATTCCTGAAAGCCAACAGAAACTGGAATTCAACAGTTGCCAAATTCATAATGGAGGAGCAAAGATTGGAATTAGCCAGACTGATGGAGACCCAAGAGGAAGATGTGGTCCTGCTAACTGCTGGAGAGCACAAGAAAGCA TGCTCTTTGTTGGGGAAATTACGACTGGAATGTGCCAATCTTTTGGAAATGAGAGGAGTGGTGCTCCGTGATCCAAAGctattctctttcctttgggTGGTAAACTTCCCACTCTTCCTTCCCAAGGAGGAAAATCCCACAGAGCTGGAGTCAGCCCACCACCCATTTACAGCTCCtcatcccagtgacattcatctcCTATACACTGAGCCTAAAAAG GTTCGTAGCCAACATTATGACTTGGTTTTAAATGGCAGTGAGATAGGAGGTGGTTCTATCCGAATTCATGATGCAGAGCTACAGCGTTACATCCTGGCAACATTATTAAAG GGACTGCTTGAGTACTGTATATGCTTTGATGTATTTACCCCTCACAAttacctgggatttgaactcaaggccttgcacttgctag GAAGATGTAAAATTGCTCTCCCATCTGCTTCAGGCTCTAGATTATGGGGCACCCCCTCATGGAGGAATTGCCTTAG GGTTAGACAGGCTGATGTGCCTTGTCGCTGGAGCTCCAAGCATCAGAGATGTCATAGCCTTCCCAAAATCATTTCGGGGACATGA
- the Dars2 gene encoding aspartate--tRNA ligase, mitochondrial isoform X4: MYLRSWLSRLCRGLSSPVGRTTPPGWGSLSRNVVLSSHRRIPELSSFVVRTNTCGELCSSHLGQEVTLCGWIQYRRQNIFLVLRDFHGLVQVVIPQDESSASVKKILCEAPLESVVKVSGIVISRPPGQENPKMPTGEIEIKVKTAELLNACKKLPFEIKDFVKKTEALRLQYRYLDLRSFQMQYNLRLRSEMVMKIREYLCNLHGFVDVETPTLFKRTPGGAKEFLVPSREPGKFYSLPQSPQQFKQLLMVGGLDRYFQVARCYRDEGSRPDRQPEFTQIDIEMSFVDQTGIQSLIEGLLQYSWPKDKEPIMIPFPSMTFAEALTTYGTDKPDTRFGMKKYLKRKDIESIRQFATDHFNQEVLPIFLKANRNWNSTVAKFIMEEQRLELARLMETQEEDVVLLTAGEHKKACSLLGKLRLECANLLEMRGVVLRDPKLFSFLWVVNFPLFLPKEENPTELESAHHPFTAPHPSDIHLLYTEPKKVRSQHYDLVLNGSEIGGGSIRIHDAELQRYILATLLKEDVKLLSHLLQALDYGAPPHGGIALGLDRLMCLVAGAPSIRDVIAFPKSFRGHDLMSNAPDSVPPEELKPYHIQVSWPTDSEAEKSSLNQSHHLEN, encoded by the exons ATGTATTTGCGTTCTTGGTTAAGTCGACTGTGCAGGGGGTTATCCAGCCCCGTCGGAAGGACCACACCGCCAGGCTGGGGTTCTCTCTCCAGAAATGTGGTGCTGAGTTCACACAGAAGAATTCCAG aACTCAGTAGCTTTGTCGTCAGGACCAACACATGTGGAGAGCTGTGTTCTTCTCACTTAGGCCAAGAAGTCACCTTGTGTGGATGGATTCAGTACCGAAG GCAAAACATCTTCCTAGTCCTAAGAGATTTCCATGGTCTTGTTCAAGTTGTCATTCCCCAGGATGAG TCATCTGCTTCTGTGAAGAAGATTTTATGTGAAGCCCCTTTGGAATCCGTGGTGAAAGTGTCTGGAATAGTCATTTCCCGACCTCCAGGACAAGAGAATCCA aaaatgccAACAGGTGAGATTGAGATCAAAGTTAAAACAGCTGAACTTCTGAATGCCTGCAAGAAGCTGCCCTTTGAAATTAAAGACTTTGTGAAG AAAACAGAGGCTCTTCGTTTGCAGTATCGCTACTTAGATTTGCGCAGTTTCCAAATGCAGTACAACCTGCGACTGAGGTCTGAGATGGTCATGAAAATTCGGGAATATCTTTGTAATCTGCATG GGTTTGTAGATGTAGAAACCCCAACATTGTTTAAGAGAACTCCAGGG GGTGCCAAAGAGTTTTTAGTACCATCCCGGGAACCTGGAAAGTTCTATTCTCTCCCTCAGAGTCCTCAACAGTTTAAGCAGCTTCTGATGGTTGGTGGTTTAGACAG atattttcaagTTGCCCGATGTTACCGAGATGAAGGTTCAAGACCAGATAGACAGCCCGAGTTTACTCAG ATTGACATAGAGATGTCTTTTGTAGACCAGACTGGCATCCAGAGTTTAATTGAGGGTTTGCTCCAGTATTCCTGGCCCAAAGATAAAGAACCTATCATGATTCCTTTTCCTTCCATGACTTTTGCTGAGGCATTGACCACCTATGGAACTGATAAACCAGACACTCGCTTTGGGATGAAG aagtacttaaaaaggaaagatattGAATCCATTAGACAATTTGCAACTGATCATTTTAATCAG GAAGTTTTGCCTATATTCCTGAAAGCCAACAGAAACTGGAATTCAACAGTTGCCAAATTCATAATGGAGGAGCAAAGATTGGAATTAGCCAGACTGATGGAGACCCAAGAGGAAGATGTGGTCCTGCTAACTGCTGGAGAGCACAAGAAAGCA TGCTCTTTGTTGGGGAAATTACGACTGGAATGTGCCAATCTTTTGGAAATGAGAGGAGTGGTGCTCCGTGATCCAAAGctattctctttcctttgggTGGTAAACTTCCCACTCTTCCTTCCCAAGGAGGAAAATCCCACAGAGCTGGAGTCAGCCCACCACCCATTTACAGCTCCtcatcccagtgacattcatctcCTATACACTGAGCCTAAAAAG GTTCGTAGCCAACATTATGACTTGGTTTTAAATGGCAGTGAGATAGGAGGTGGTTCTATCCGAATTCATGATGCAGAGCTACAGCGTTACATCCTGGCAACATTATTAAAG GAAGATGTAAAATTGCTCTCCCATCTGCTTCAGGCTCTAGATTATGGGGCACCCCCTCATGGAGGAATTGCCTTAG GGTTAGACAGGCTGATGTGCCTTGTCGCTGGAGCTCCAAGCATCAGAGATGTCATAGCCTTCCCAAAATCATTTCGGGGACATGACCTCATGAGCAATGCCCCAGATTCTGTCCCTCCGGAGGAACTGAAGCCCTATCATATCCAGGTCTCCTGGCCAACAGACTCAGAAGCAGAAAAGAGCTCATTGAATCAGTCACACCACTTGGAAAATTAA
- the Dars2 gene encoding aspartate--tRNA ligase, mitochondrial isoform X1, translating to MYLRSWLSRLCRGLSSPVGRTTPPGWGSLSRNVVLSSHRRIPELSSFVVRTNTCGELCSSHLGQEVTLCGWIQYRRQNIFLVLRDFHGLVQVVIPQDESSASVKKILCEAPLESVVKVSGIVISRPPGQENPKMPTGEIEIKVKTAELLNACKKLPFEIKDFVKKTEALRLQYRYLDLRSFQMQYNLRLRSEMVMKIREYLCNLHGFVDVETPTLFKRTPGGAKEFLVPSREPGKFYSLPQSPQQFKQLLMVGGLDRYFQVARCYRDEGSRPDRQPEFTQIDIEMSFVDQTGIQSLIEGLLQYSWPKDKEPIMIPFPSMTFAEALTTYGTDKPDTRFGMKIVDISDVFRKTEIRFLQDALSKPQGTVKAICVHEGAKYLKRKDIESIRQFATDHFNQEVLPIFLKANRNWNSTVAKFIMEEQRLELARLMETQEEDVVLLTAGEHKKACSLLGKLRLECANLLEMRGVVLRDPKLFSFLWVVNFPLFLPKEENPTELESAHHPFTAPHPSDIHLLYTEPKKVRSQHYDLVLNGSEIGGGSIRIHDAELQRYILATLLKEDVKLLSHLLQALDYGAPPHGGIALGLDRLMCLVAGAPSIRDVIAFPKSFRGHDLMSNAPDSVPPEELKPYHIQVSWPTDSEAEKSSLNQSHHLEN from the exons ATGTATTTGCGTTCTTGGTTAAGTCGACTGTGCAGGGGGTTATCCAGCCCCGTCGGAAGGACCACACCGCCAGGCTGGGGTTCTCTCTCCAGAAATGTGGTGCTGAGTTCACACAGAAGAATTCCAG aACTCAGTAGCTTTGTCGTCAGGACCAACACATGTGGAGAGCTGTGTTCTTCTCACTTAGGCCAAGAAGTCACCTTGTGTGGATGGATTCAGTACCGAAG GCAAAACATCTTCCTAGTCCTAAGAGATTTCCATGGTCTTGTTCAAGTTGTCATTCCCCAGGATGAG TCATCTGCTTCTGTGAAGAAGATTTTATGTGAAGCCCCTTTGGAATCCGTGGTGAAAGTGTCTGGAATAGTCATTTCCCGACCTCCAGGACAAGAGAATCCA aaaatgccAACAGGTGAGATTGAGATCAAAGTTAAAACAGCTGAACTTCTGAATGCCTGCAAGAAGCTGCCCTTTGAAATTAAAGACTTTGTGAAG AAAACAGAGGCTCTTCGTTTGCAGTATCGCTACTTAGATTTGCGCAGTTTCCAAATGCAGTACAACCTGCGACTGAGGTCTGAGATGGTCATGAAAATTCGGGAATATCTTTGTAATCTGCATG GGTTTGTAGATGTAGAAACCCCAACATTGTTTAAGAGAACTCCAGGG GGTGCCAAAGAGTTTTTAGTACCATCCCGGGAACCTGGAAAGTTCTATTCTCTCCCTCAGAGTCCTCAACAGTTTAAGCAGCTTCTGATGGTTGGTGGTTTAGACAG atattttcaagTTGCCCGATGTTACCGAGATGAAGGTTCAAGACCAGATAGACAGCCCGAGTTTACTCAG ATTGACATAGAGATGTCTTTTGTAGACCAGACTGGCATCCAGAGTTTAATTGAGGGTTTGCTCCAGTATTCCTGGCCCAAAGATAAAGAACCTATCATGATTCCTTTTCCTTCCATGACTTTTGCTGAGGCATTGACCACCTATGGAACTGATAAACCAGACACTCGCTTTGGGATGAAG ATTGTAGATATCAGTGATGTGTTCAGAAAGACAGAAATCAGATTTCTTCAAGATGCACTTAGCAAACCACAAGGAACTGTCAAAGCCATATGTGTCCATGAAGGAGCA aagtacttaaaaaggaaagatattGAATCCATTAGACAATTTGCAACTGATCATTTTAATCAG GAAGTTTTGCCTATATTCCTGAAAGCCAACAGAAACTGGAATTCAACAGTTGCCAAATTCATAATGGAGGAGCAAAGATTGGAATTAGCCAGACTGATGGAGACCCAAGAGGAAGATGTGGTCCTGCTAACTGCTGGAGAGCACAAGAAAGCA TGCTCTTTGTTGGGGAAATTACGACTGGAATGTGCCAATCTTTTGGAAATGAGAGGAGTGGTGCTCCGTGATCCAAAGctattctctttcctttgggTGGTAAACTTCCCACTCTTCCTTCCCAAGGAGGAAAATCCCACAGAGCTGGAGTCAGCCCACCACCCATTTACAGCTCCtcatcccagtgacattcatctcCTATACACTGAGCCTAAAAAG GTTCGTAGCCAACATTATGACTTGGTTTTAAATGGCAGTGAGATAGGAGGTGGTTCTATCCGAATTCATGATGCAGAGCTACAGCGTTACATCCTGGCAACATTATTAAAG GAAGATGTAAAATTGCTCTCCCATCTGCTTCAGGCTCTAGATTATGGGGCACCCCCTCATGGAGGAATTGCCTTAG GGTTAGACAGGCTGATGTGCCTTGTCGCTGGAGCTCCAAGCATCAGAGATGTCATAGCCTTCCCAAAATCATTTCGGGGACATGACCTCATGAGCAATGCCCCAGATTCTGTCCCTCCGGAGGAACTGAAGCCCTATCATATCCAGGTCTCCTGGCCAACAGACTCAGAAGCAGAAAAGAGCTCATTGAATCAGTCACACCACTTGGAAAATTAA
- the Dars2 gene encoding aspartate--tRNA ligase, mitochondrial isoform X5: MYLRSWLSRLCRGLSSPVGRTTPPGWGSLSRNVVLSSHRRIPELSSFVVRTNTCGELCSSHLGQEVTLCGWIQYRRQNIFLVLRDFHGLVQVVIPQDESSASVKKILCEAPLESVVKVSGIVISRPPGQENPKMPTGEIEIKVKTAELLNACKKLPFEIKDFVKKTEALRLQYRYLDLRSFQMQYNLRLRSEMVMKIREYLCNLHGFVDVETPTLFKRTPGGAKEFLVPSREPGKFYSLPQSPQQFKQLLMVGGLDRYFQVARCYRDEGSRPDRQPEFTQIVDISDVFRKTEIRFLQDALSKPQGTVKAICVHEGAKYLKRKDIESIRQFATDHFNQEVLPIFLKANRNWNSTVAKFIMEEQRLELARLMETQEEDVVLLTAGEHKKACSLLGKLRLECANLLEMRGVVLRDPKLFSFLWVVNFPLFLPKEENPTELESAHHPFTAPHPSDIHLLYTEPKKVRSQHYDLVLNGSEIGGGSIRIHDAELQRYILATLLKEDVKLLSHLLQALDYGAPPHGGIALGLDRLMCLVAGAPSIRDVIAFPKSFRGHDLMSNAPDSVPPEELKPYHIQVSWPTDSEAEKSSLNQSHHLEN; encoded by the exons ATGTATTTGCGTTCTTGGTTAAGTCGACTGTGCAGGGGGTTATCCAGCCCCGTCGGAAGGACCACACCGCCAGGCTGGGGTTCTCTCTCCAGAAATGTGGTGCTGAGTTCACACAGAAGAATTCCAG aACTCAGTAGCTTTGTCGTCAGGACCAACACATGTGGAGAGCTGTGTTCTTCTCACTTAGGCCAAGAAGTCACCTTGTGTGGATGGATTCAGTACCGAAG GCAAAACATCTTCCTAGTCCTAAGAGATTTCCATGGTCTTGTTCAAGTTGTCATTCCCCAGGATGAG TCATCTGCTTCTGTGAAGAAGATTTTATGTGAAGCCCCTTTGGAATCCGTGGTGAAAGTGTCTGGAATAGTCATTTCCCGACCTCCAGGACAAGAGAATCCA aaaatgccAACAGGTGAGATTGAGATCAAAGTTAAAACAGCTGAACTTCTGAATGCCTGCAAGAAGCTGCCCTTTGAAATTAAAGACTTTGTGAAG AAAACAGAGGCTCTTCGTTTGCAGTATCGCTACTTAGATTTGCGCAGTTTCCAAATGCAGTACAACCTGCGACTGAGGTCTGAGATGGTCATGAAAATTCGGGAATATCTTTGTAATCTGCATG GGTTTGTAGATGTAGAAACCCCAACATTGTTTAAGAGAACTCCAGGG GGTGCCAAAGAGTTTTTAGTACCATCCCGGGAACCTGGAAAGTTCTATTCTCTCCCTCAGAGTCCTCAACAGTTTAAGCAGCTTCTGATGGTTGGTGGTTTAGACAG atattttcaagTTGCCCGATGTTACCGAGATGAAGGTTCAAGACCAGATAGACAGCCCGAGTTTACTCAG ATTGTAGATATCAGTGATGTGTTCAGAAAGACAGAAATCAGATTTCTTCAAGATGCACTTAGCAAACCACAAGGAACTGTCAAAGCCATATGTGTCCATGAAGGAGCA aagtacttaaaaaggaaagatattGAATCCATTAGACAATTTGCAACTGATCATTTTAATCAG GAAGTTTTGCCTATATTCCTGAAAGCCAACAGAAACTGGAATTCAACAGTTGCCAAATTCATAATGGAGGAGCAAAGATTGGAATTAGCCAGACTGATGGAGACCCAAGAGGAAGATGTGGTCCTGCTAACTGCTGGAGAGCACAAGAAAGCA TGCTCTTTGTTGGGGAAATTACGACTGGAATGTGCCAATCTTTTGGAAATGAGAGGAGTGGTGCTCCGTGATCCAAAGctattctctttcctttgggTGGTAAACTTCCCACTCTTCCTTCCCAAGGAGGAAAATCCCACAGAGCTGGAGTCAGCCCACCACCCATTTACAGCTCCtcatcccagtgacattcatctcCTATACACTGAGCCTAAAAAG GTTCGTAGCCAACATTATGACTTGGTTTTAAATGGCAGTGAGATAGGAGGTGGTTCTATCCGAATTCATGATGCAGAGCTACAGCGTTACATCCTGGCAACATTATTAAAG GAAGATGTAAAATTGCTCTCCCATCTGCTTCAGGCTCTAGATTATGGGGCACCCCCTCATGGAGGAATTGCCTTAG GGTTAGACAGGCTGATGTGCCTTGTCGCTGGAGCTCCAAGCATCAGAGATGTCATAGCCTTCCCAAAATCATTTCGGGGACATGACCTCATGAGCAATGCCCCAGATTCTGTCCCTCCGGAGGAACTGAAGCCCTATCATATCCAGGTCTCCTGGCCAACAGACTCAGAAGCAGAAAAGAGCTCATTGAATCAGTCACACCACTTGGAAAATTAA
- the Dars2 gene encoding aspartate--tRNA ligase, mitochondrial isoform X3, with protein sequence MYLRSWLSRLCRGLSSPVGRTTPPGWGSLSRNVVLSSHRRIPELSSFVVRTNTCGELCSSHLGQEVTLCGWIQYRRQNIFLVLRDFHGLVQVVIPQDESSASVKKILCEAPLESVVKVSGIVISRPPGQENPKTEALRLQYRYLDLRSFQMQYNLRLRSEMVMKIREYLCNLHGFVDVETPTLFKRTPGGAKEFLVPSREPGKFYSLPQSPQQFKQLLMVGGLDRYFQVARCYRDEGSRPDRQPEFTQIDIEMSFVDQTGIQSLIEGLLQYSWPKDKEPIMIPFPSMTFAEALTTYGTDKPDTRFGMKIVDISDVFRKTEIRFLQDALSKPQGTVKAICVHEGAKYLKRKDIESIRQFATDHFNQEVLPIFLKANRNWNSTVAKFIMEEQRLELARLMETQEEDVVLLTAGEHKKACSLLGKLRLECANLLEMRGVVLRDPKLFSFLWVVNFPLFLPKEENPTELESAHHPFTAPHPSDIHLLYTEPKKVRSQHYDLVLNGSEIGGGSIRIHDAELQRYILATLLKEDVKLLSHLLQALDYGAPPHGGIALGLDRLMCLVAGAPSIRDVIAFPKSFRGHDLMSNAPDSVPPEELKPYHIQVSWPTDSEAEKSSLNQSHHLEN encoded by the exons ATGTATTTGCGTTCTTGGTTAAGTCGACTGTGCAGGGGGTTATCCAGCCCCGTCGGAAGGACCACACCGCCAGGCTGGGGTTCTCTCTCCAGAAATGTGGTGCTGAGTTCACACAGAAGAATTCCAG aACTCAGTAGCTTTGTCGTCAGGACCAACACATGTGGAGAGCTGTGTTCTTCTCACTTAGGCCAAGAAGTCACCTTGTGTGGATGGATTCAGTACCGAAG GCAAAACATCTTCCTAGTCCTAAGAGATTTCCATGGTCTTGTTCAAGTTGTCATTCCCCAGGATGAG TCATCTGCTTCTGTGAAGAAGATTTTATGTGAAGCCCCTTTGGAATCCGTGGTGAAAGTGTCTGGAATAGTCATTTCCCGACCTCCAGGACAAGAGAATCCA AAAACAGAGGCTCTTCGTTTGCAGTATCGCTACTTAGATTTGCGCAGTTTCCAAATGCAGTACAACCTGCGACTGAGGTCTGAGATGGTCATGAAAATTCGGGAATATCTTTGTAATCTGCATG GGTTTGTAGATGTAGAAACCCCAACATTGTTTAAGAGAACTCCAGGG GGTGCCAAAGAGTTTTTAGTACCATCCCGGGAACCTGGAAAGTTCTATTCTCTCCCTCAGAGTCCTCAACAGTTTAAGCAGCTTCTGATGGTTGGTGGTTTAGACAG atattttcaagTTGCCCGATGTTACCGAGATGAAGGTTCAAGACCAGATAGACAGCCCGAGTTTACTCAG ATTGACATAGAGATGTCTTTTGTAGACCAGACTGGCATCCAGAGTTTAATTGAGGGTTTGCTCCAGTATTCCTGGCCCAAAGATAAAGAACCTATCATGATTCCTTTTCCTTCCATGACTTTTGCTGAGGCATTGACCACCTATGGAACTGATAAACCAGACACTCGCTTTGGGATGAAG ATTGTAGATATCAGTGATGTGTTCAGAAAGACAGAAATCAGATTTCTTCAAGATGCACTTAGCAAACCACAAGGAACTGTCAAAGCCATATGTGTCCATGAAGGAGCA aagtacttaaaaaggaaagatattGAATCCATTAGACAATTTGCAACTGATCATTTTAATCAG GAAGTTTTGCCTATATTCCTGAAAGCCAACAGAAACTGGAATTCAACAGTTGCCAAATTCATAATGGAGGAGCAAAGATTGGAATTAGCCAGACTGATGGAGACCCAAGAGGAAGATGTGGTCCTGCTAACTGCTGGAGAGCACAAGAAAGCA TGCTCTTTGTTGGGGAAATTACGACTGGAATGTGCCAATCTTTTGGAAATGAGAGGAGTGGTGCTCCGTGATCCAAAGctattctctttcctttgggTGGTAAACTTCCCACTCTTCCTTCCCAAGGAGGAAAATCCCACAGAGCTGGAGTCAGCCCACCACCCATTTACAGCTCCtcatcccagtgacattcatctcCTATACACTGAGCCTAAAAAG GTTCGTAGCCAACATTATGACTTGGTTTTAAATGGCAGTGAGATAGGAGGTGGTTCTATCCGAATTCATGATGCAGAGCTACAGCGTTACATCCTGGCAACATTATTAAAG GAAGATGTAAAATTGCTCTCCCATCTGCTTCAGGCTCTAGATTATGGGGCACCCCCTCATGGAGGAATTGCCTTAG GGTTAGACAGGCTGATGTGCCTTGTCGCTGGAGCTCCAAGCATCAGAGATGTCATAGCCTTCCCAAAATCATTTCGGGGACATGACCTCATGAGCAATGCCCCAGATTCTGTCCCTCCGGAGGAACTGAAGCCCTATCATATCCAGGTCTCCTGGCCAACAGACTCAGAAGCAGAAAAGAGCTCATTGAATCAGTCACACCACTTGGAAAATTAA